The following proteins come from a genomic window of Micromonospora zamorensis:
- a CDS encoding glycosyltransferase family 4 protein has protein sequence MRIAMVHSSFAIRGGAEQYVRNLSAALMQRGHEVRVFSGPSAHSLPDDVPIRPRVAARLGQPGTRTGKVLTHLGDLVDPTGLRVDALRDFAPGVVHVHNWQGLGTLPVGRLVRAYPSVHSVHDHAVCDPNNALGNLGRSPGLDRLLRLRSGWVMRRLSPAVLLFPSERTRRRVLGSAPGVRRVTDRVVPLAMPTPPRCREMPYGGRNVFLYLGALAAHKGLDLLLEAWRDAGSPTGGTLLIGGDGPLRAEVERLAEDMPSVRYLGHLDEAGKEAAFASAGWLVFPSRGAETFGLVCAEALVAGRPVIANSIAAPPMASDGSVLLFREPEELAELLRRAASMPDGEYDAMTASAIEDGRRLDWDRHVDTIIQSYESVMAAPADGRSSIRVTTR, from the coding sequence GTGCGGATAGCCATGGTCCACTCGTCGTTCGCGATCCGTGGTGGCGCCGAACAGTACGTCCGGAACCTCTCCGCCGCGCTGATGCAGCGCGGGCACGAGGTGCGCGTCTTCAGCGGCCCGTCAGCGCACAGCCTGCCGGACGACGTCCCGATCCGGCCCCGGGTCGCGGCCCGGCTGGGCCAGCCCGGTACGCGCACCGGCAAGGTCCTGACGCACCTGGGCGACCTGGTCGACCCGACCGGGCTGCGGGTCGACGCGCTGCGTGACTTCGCGCCAGGCGTGGTGCACGTGCACAACTGGCAGGGTCTCGGCACCCTGCCGGTCGGCAGGCTGGTCCGCGCGTACCCGAGCGTGCACTCGGTCCACGACCACGCCGTCTGCGATCCGAACAACGCGCTCGGCAACCTGGGCCGTTCACCGGGCCTCGACCGGCTGCTGCGTCTGCGCTCGGGTTGGGTGATGCGGCGGTTGAGTCCGGCCGTGCTGCTCTTTCCCTCCGAGCGGACCCGGCGGCGTGTCCTGGGTAGCGCCCCCGGGGTCCGCCGGGTCACCGACCGGGTGGTGCCGCTGGCGATGCCGACGCCGCCCCGCTGCCGGGAGATGCCGTACGGAGGCCGCAACGTCTTCCTTTACCTCGGTGCTCTTGCCGCGCACAAGGGCCTCGACCTGCTGCTCGAAGCGTGGCGGGACGCGGGCTCGCCGACCGGGGGGACGCTGCTGATCGGCGGTGACGGCCCCCTGCGGGCCGAGGTCGAGCGGCTGGCCGAGGACATGCCGTCGGTCCGGTACCTCGGCCACCTCGACGAGGCGGGCAAGGAGGCTGCCTTCGCGTCGGCTGGTTGGCTGGTGTTTCCCAGCCGGGGCGCGGAGACATTCGGCCTGGTCTGCGCGGAGGCGCTGGTTGCGGGACGCCCAGTGATCGCCAACTCGATCGCCGCCCCGCCGATGGCCTCAGACGGGTCCGTTCTGCTCTTTCGCGAGCCCGAGGAACTGGCCGAGCTGTTGCGGCGCGCGGCCTCGATGCCGGACGGGGAGTACGACGCGATGACTGCCTCGGCCATCGAGGACGGGCGCCGGCTCGACTGGGATCGGCACGTCGACACCATCATTCAGAGCTACGAGTCGGTCATGGCGGCACCGGCCGACGGGCGGTCCTCCATCAGGGTGACCACGCGATGA
- a CDS encoding right-handed parallel beta-helix repeat-containing protein, which produces MADEGRAVRLYAAAVTRRTALLRGGAVAAGVGTAALGGAAAANGLSSGDGAVTNVHDHGARGDGATDDTDALQAAIDHVRASGGIVFFPPGVYVTRRLTLYSRVHLRGSGGDSTILRLRAGANSAILESENFARLTGTAPEAGITLFSVRDLTLDGNKSQNQRAGYGLRVYGYGYELTEVIVFNCRNDGIVSEWGPTGALPTPSHQMEARITAVRTHDNDGHGVNFQGPHDSMFLNCLAFENGAAGFRLSGESKGTLMVNCHAWGIRQDLAFDLAATGIGCMNCYADLNGGVGVRISRNDCRWLGGVVLGYNNIDPHPEIGVQFVPGVQPDEPSGCLVESKVINCGTAAVDFGADRGLSTVRISLSQPGVRDEDGQVVPGSGQGWIGTPARTTQVEITQGLGHPEKNLVIHPAFDLRAQTDPAPPGEDSVRLFARTVDGQTQLCARFRNGAIQVLASES; this is translated from the coding sequence ATGGCCGACGAAGGCAGGGCCGTACGACTCTACGCTGCGGCTGTCACGCGACGCACCGCCCTGCTTCGGGGTGGCGCGGTCGCCGCCGGGGTGGGTACCGCAGCGCTGGGTGGCGCCGCCGCCGCGAACGGTCTCTCGTCCGGCGACGGCGCGGTGACCAACGTCCACGACCACGGGGCCCGGGGCGACGGCGCGACGGACGACACCGACGCGCTCCAGGCCGCCATCGACCATGTACGCGCCAGCGGTGGAATCGTGTTCTTCCCGCCCGGCGTTTACGTGACACGCCGGCTCACCCTGTACTCGCGGGTGCACCTGCGCGGCTCCGGCGGCGACTCGACGATCCTGCGGCTGCGCGCCGGCGCGAACTCGGCGATCCTCGAGTCAGAGAACTTCGCCCGGCTCACCGGCACCGCTCCCGAGGCGGGCATCACCCTGTTCAGCGTCCGCGACCTGACCCTCGACGGGAACAAGAGCCAAAACCAGAGGGCCGGCTACGGATTGCGGGTCTACGGCTACGGCTACGAGCTCACCGAGGTGATCGTCTTCAACTGCCGCAACGACGGCATTGTCAGCGAGTGGGGGCCGACCGGCGCGCTTCCCACGCCGTCGCATCAGATGGAGGCCCGGATCACGGCCGTGCGTACGCACGACAACGACGGCCACGGCGTCAACTTCCAGGGTCCCCACGACTCGATGTTCCTCAACTGCCTGGCCTTCGAGAACGGGGCCGCCGGCTTTCGACTCAGCGGCGAGTCCAAGGGAACGCTGATGGTCAACTGCCACGCCTGGGGCATCCGGCAGGACCTCGCGTTCGACCTGGCGGCGACCGGCATCGGCTGCATGAACTGCTACGCCGACCTGAACGGTGGGGTGGGCGTACGGATCTCCCGAAACGACTGTCGCTGGCTGGGCGGAGTGGTGCTCGGCTACAACAACATCGATCCCCACCCGGAGATCGGCGTGCAGTTCGTGCCGGGGGTCCAGCCGGACGAACCATCTGGCTGCCTCGTCGAGAGCAAGGTCATCAACTGCGGCACGGCAGCGGTGGATTTCGGGGCCGACCGGGGGCTGTCGACCGTACGGATTAGTCTGTCGCAGCCCGGCGTCAGGGACGAGGACGGCCAGGTGGTCCCCGGATCCGGCCAGGGCTGGATCGGCACACCAGCCCGCACCACGCAGGTGGAGATCACCCAGGGCCTTGGCCATCCGGAGAAGAACCTGGTGATCCATCCCGCCTTCGACCTGCGGGCCCAGACCGACCCCGCCCCTCCGGGTGAAGACTCGGTGCGCCTGTTCGCCCGCACCGTCGACGGTCAGACCCAACTCTGCGCGAGGTTCCGCAACGGGGCAATCCAGGTGTTGGCAAGCGAATCGTGA
- a CDS encoding glycosyltransferase family 4 protein, whose protein sequence is MSGLLKQQSVRGTGPRAGGDTALGTAVNDAVTARYAISQPAVLHVTQAFGAGVATAMAQYAASLPELKHEALVSARDEVVSSQIMDPFAQVTILENLGELSRRYRRLESTSEVIHCHSSWAGVAVRTAKRPSGARIVYSPHALAYSAKRWYEVRSWTRAMEWALRGRADAYGAVSSHEADQLKRLGIPGSKITIVRHFLPVPEQVEPRTPDAVVTVGRVCTQKNPAFFAEAAKRLAGTVGPDGRPLRFFWIGAGDEKYTRLLQESGVTVTGWMDRDALMRFIKERAVVLVHGAHYEAGAPLALLEAMSVGVPVVARRIPSVADITSIPLVEDARQAATAVQDLLATGGLDQLAEACRREVRERFSLAAQRSALAELYQLSTT, encoded by the coding sequence GTGTCTGGCCTGTTGAAGCAACAAAGCGTGCGTGGCACGGGGCCCCGAGCCGGTGGCGACACGGCGCTCGGCACCGCGGTCAACGACGCCGTAACAGCGCGATACGCGATCTCGCAGCCGGCCGTTCTCCATGTGACCCAGGCTTTCGGCGCCGGAGTCGCGACGGCGATGGCGCAGTATGCAGCCTCCCTGCCTGAGCTGAAGCACGAGGCACTCGTCTCTGCCCGGGACGAGGTGGTCTCAAGCCAGATCATGGATCCCTTCGCGCAGGTCACGATCCTCGAAAACCTCGGCGAACTCTCGCGGCGTTACCGTCGTCTGGAGAGCACGTCCGAAGTCATTCACTGCCACTCTTCCTGGGCTGGTGTAGCGGTACGCACGGCCAAGCGCCCGTCCGGCGCGCGCATCGTTTACAGTCCGCACGCCCTCGCGTACAGCGCCAAACGTTGGTATGAGGTGCGATCTTGGACGCGTGCGATGGAATGGGCACTGCGTGGGCGGGCGGATGCCTATGGCGCCGTGAGCAGCCACGAGGCCGATCAACTCAAGAGGCTCGGGATACCCGGTTCGAAGATCACCATCGTCCGCCATTTCCTTCCGGTTCCTGAGCAGGTCGAGCCGAGGACGCCCGATGCGGTCGTCACGGTCGGCCGTGTCTGCACCCAGAAGAACCCTGCGTTCTTCGCCGAGGCGGCCAAGCGGTTGGCCGGTACCGTCGGGCCGGACGGCAGGCCGCTACGGTTCTTCTGGATCGGTGCCGGCGACGAGAAGTACACCCGCCTGCTGCAAGAGTCTGGAGTAACGGTTACGGGCTGGATGGACCGCGACGCCCTGATGCGGTTCATCAAGGAACGGGCAGTCGTTCTCGTGCACGGCGCACATTATGAAGCAGGGGCCCCGCTCGCTCTCCTTGAGGCAATGAGCGTAGGAGTCCCGGTCGTGGCGCGCCGTATCCCGAGCGTGGCCGATATCACTTCGATACCTCTTGTCGAGGACGCGCGCCAGGCGGCAACAGCAGTCCAGGACCTTTTGGCCACCGGTGGTCTCGACCAACTCGCGGAAGCGTGCCGCCGGGAGGTTCGTGAAAGGTTCAGCCTCGCAGCTCAGCGCAGCGCCTTGGCAGAGTTGTATCAACTCAGCACGACATGA
- a CDS encoding glycosyltransferase — MADSRPGSEPGYDIVIVHYRNVAQVTELVGQIRGWSHAPRHVVVVDNSGEFAAAPAALRAVGVDVVNSPGNPGYAAAVNAGLRYLHNSGSEHVLLATQDASASPVAVESLLRCLQAHPEAGVAAPLLLFRSNPEQVFSAGGMLDAKGRTYHGGYRAAASQWVGQPDFDVAWADGAFLLVRKSALEAVGHLREDFFLYFEEVEFQLRLRLQGWTVRLVPNAVCAQEPGNYTPYLRVRNRILFLSIFPHYFDLRLRFSLLDFVRTCAIAIRNRRLSGILWAWRGLQDGRKGIGGKPPSSPFRGERNAAGRPVGADFPVERETASAQSQRGEA; from the coding sequence ATGGCTGACTCGCGCCCTGGCAGCGAGCCGGGCTATGACATAGTCATCGTTCACTACAGGAACGTGGCCCAGGTGACCGAGCTGGTCGGCCAGATCCGCGGTTGGTCGCACGCTCCCCGGCACGTCGTTGTCGTCGACAACAGCGGGGAGTTTGCGGCCGCACCCGCCGCGCTCAGGGCGGTCGGTGTTGACGTGGTGAACTCCCCGGGAAACCCGGGCTACGCCGCGGCAGTCAACGCCGGGCTTCGCTACCTGCACAACTCCGGATCCGAGCACGTCCTCCTGGCGACGCAGGACGCGTCCGCGTCGCCGGTCGCGGTCGAGAGTCTGCTGCGCTGCCTGCAGGCACATCCCGAGGCCGGAGTCGCCGCGCCGCTGCTGCTCTTCCGGTCGAACCCGGAACAGGTGTTCTCCGCCGGCGGGATGCTCGACGCCAAGGGGCGTACCTATCACGGCGGGTACCGCGCCGCGGCCAGCCAATGGGTCGGCCAACCGGACTTCGACGTTGCCTGGGCGGACGGAGCCTTCCTGCTGGTACGTAAGAGCGCGCTTGAGGCGGTCGGCCACCTGCGGGAGGACTTTTTCCTCTATTTCGAGGAGGTCGAGTTTCAGCTGCGGCTGCGCCTGCAGGGGTGGACGGTGCGCCTCGTGCCCAATGCGGTATGCGCCCAGGAGCCGGGCAACTACACGCCATACCTCCGCGTCCGCAATCGGATCCTGTTCCTCTCGATCTTTCCGCACTACTTCGACCTGCGACTCCGGTTCAGCCTGCTGGACTTCGTCCGTACCTGCGCCATCGCGATCCGGAACCGGCGGCTGAGCGGGATCCTCTGGGCGTGGCGCGGGCTGCAGGACGGGCGCAAGGGGATCGGTGGAAAACCCCCGTCGTCCCCGTTCAGGGGCGAGCGGAACGCGGCCGGCCGGCCGGTCGGCGCCGATTTCCCGGTTGAGCGTGAAACGGCAAGTGCCCAGAGTCAGCGCGGGGAGGCGTAG
- a CDS encoding glycosyltransferase family 4 protein, whose protein sequence is MRVLHICDDLPLPAVHGGRVAMRNEVAAMRAAGHEVFVLGFHHEEDLTPGTRSANEDFVNAFVPVPRRTLVRATLSNPLLPYQVSSRLEDDSSLAEVRSWKPDLIVSHHEWTLPVAFRLREELGPLPVVLRAHNDEVRYFRDLLRAAKGVRAPYLLAEYVRIRKFFRAVRDFPITKIWFMSPDDVAPRFGGIPHTIIPPIMFDVPISDGLDLNVHRARTVTFIGSLDIPHAIEGLQWFLAETWPKVLARVPDATLTIAGRRPVAELIRSAAATPNVTLVVSPEDINQFLAVSRVFVNPVFAGSGVNLKLGDPMRWAIPVVTTTVGGRGLSALSGALSFADTPEAFAERIATLLSDDRAWREAKDSLVARRDAYSAASVGALLNAAVAEHAARPSVAGA, encoded by the coding sequence ATGAGGGTCCTGCACATCTGCGACGACCTCCCGCTCCCCGCGGTACATGGCGGACGGGTGGCGATGCGCAACGAGGTTGCGGCGATGCGGGCCGCCGGTCACGAGGTTTTTGTGCTCGGCTTCCATCACGAGGAGGACCTGACCCCCGGCACGCGGTCGGCGAACGAGGACTTCGTCAACGCCTTTGTACCGGTCCCGCGGAGGACCCTGGTTCGCGCTACCTTGAGCAACCCCCTCCTGCCGTACCAGGTGTCCAGCCGTCTCGAGGACGACAGCAGCCTCGCCGAGGTCCGCAGCTGGAAGCCTGACCTGATCGTCAGTCACCACGAGTGGACCCTTCCGGTGGCGTTCCGGCTGAGGGAGGAGTTGGGTCCGCTGCCCGTCGTGCTGCGGGCACACAACGACGAGGTCCGGTACTTCCGGGACCTGTTGCGAGCGGCGAAGGGGGTGCGGGCGCCGTACCTGCTCGCGGAGTACGTCCGGATCCGGAAGTTTTTCCGCGCCGTCCGCGACTTCCCGATCACGAAGATCTGGTTCATGTCACCGGACGACGTCGCACCGCGTTTCGGCGGCATCCCCCATACGATCATCCCGCCCATCATGTTCGACGTGCCGATCTCCGACGGGCTCGACCTGAACGTGCACCGGGCCCGGACCGTCACCTTCATCGGCTCTCTCGACATCCCGCATGCCATCGAGGGCCTTCAGTGGTTCCTGGCCGAGACGTGGCCGAAGGTGCTGGCCCGGGTGCCCGACGCGACACTCACGATCGCGGGACGACGGCCGGTGGCGGAACTTATCCGGTCCGCCGCCGCCACCCCGAACGTGACGCTGGTCGTCAGTCCTGAGGACATCAACCAGTTCCTCGCCGTTAGTCGCGTCTTTGTGAACCCCGTCTTCGCCGGTAGTGGCGTCAATCTGAAACTGGGTGACCCTATGCGGTGGGCGATCCCGGTCGTGACGACGACGGTGGGAGGACGTGGTCTCAGTGCGTTGAGCGGGGCGCTCAGTTTCGCCGACACACCGGAAGCGTTCGCAGAACGGATCGCCACGCTTCTCAGCGACGATCGTGCCTGGCGTGAAGCGAAGGACAGCCTGGTGGCCCGCCGCGACGCGTATTCGGCGGCATCCGTGGGTGCGCTGCTGAACGCGGCGGTCGCCGAGCACGCCGCGCGCCCGAGCGTGGCGGGGGCGTAG
- a CDS encoding oligosaccharide flippase family protein — protein sequence MRRAVAWASIGLASSQLSRIVVALMLARILGPTKFAPIAAGAVFMTYVSLSVDLGLVSAIIQRPSLTSRHLRTAALMSWACGSLFAVGTVAACLAGLAGPLGSTTMLLFCMLSVAPLIRSIGLVSQSRLYREQRQHLIGMAETGVALISLVCCVVALVLGLGEFAYVVSVLAADVALTIAWIWLSGPFPWPRWDRESFRELWSFSSKSFGSDALAVSSRNIDSIIVGWMAGAAQLSVYSVGVRFLVTPVQFLGEVIVRVALPEFSERHRAGQSLGPVLLSRTKSLSVAIWPTLTMAFFVAPWLVPVVLGEQWGSAVPVTQILCVVGAAQVSVGFVRPAMWSVGAVKPYFLLTVAMFAVSLPVYLVAANWGAVGIATGYALIALALAPAMSTVGSRTLGLRPARTLAAVFSGVPVAAAVALPVLLVGFLLRDPAQRALVQAAIAVALFLLVMVMAFRRGLLHPRSAGSASAEPADQGGGFAEPDSPVAVAVDHR from the coding sequence ATGAGGCGGGCGGTCGCGTGGGCGAGCATCGGGCTGGCTAGTTCGCAACTGTCGCGGATTGTCGTCGCCCTAATGCTCGCCCGGATCCTCGGGCCGACGAAGTTCGCACCGATCGCGGCCGGTGCCGTATTCATGACGTACGTGTCACTCAGCGTCGACCTCGGCCTCGTCTCCGCCATCATCCAACGCCCGTCGCTAACCTCACGCCACCTCCGTACCGCGGCCCTGATGAGCTGGGCCTGCGGTTCCCTCTTCGCGGTCGGCACCGTCGCGGCGTGCCTCGCCGGCCTGGCAGGCCCGCTCGGCTCGACGACGATGCTGCTCTTCTGCATGCTCAGCGTGGCGCCCCTGATCCGGTCGATCGGTCTGGTATCGCAGTCGCGCCTCTATCGGGAGCAGCGGCAGCACCTGATCGGCATGGCCGAGACCGGCGTCGCGCTCATCTCGCTCGTCTGCTGCGTGGTCGCACTCGTCCTGGGTCTTGGGGAGTTCGCGTACGTGGTGTCGGTCCTTGCCGCGGATGTGGCCCTCACCATCGCCTGGATCTGGCTGTCGGGACCGTTCCCGTGGCCGCGGTGGGATCGGGAGAGCTTCCGGGAGCTCTGGTCCTTCAGTTCCAAGAGTTTCGGCTCCGACGCCCTGGCGGTGAGTAGCAGGAACATCGACTCCATCATCGTGGGCTGGATGGCCGGGGCCGCCCAGTTGTCGGTGTACTCGGTCGGTGTGCGGTTCCTCGTGACGCCCGTCCAGTTCCTCGGCGAGGTGATCGTACGGGTGGCGTTGCCGGAGTTCTCGGAGCGGCATCGCGCCGGTCAGAGCCTCGGTCCGGTGCTCCTGTCACGGACCAAGTCGCTGAGCGTCGCGATCTGGCCCACCCTGACCATGGCTTTTTTTGTGGCGCCGTGGCTTGTGCCGGTGGTGCTCGGCGAGCAGTGGGGGTCGGCCGTCCCGGTGACCCAGATCCTCTGTGTCGTCGGCGCCGCCCAGGTTTCCGTCGGTTTCGTCCGGCCGGCCATGTGGTCTGTCGGCGCCGTGAAGCCGTACTTTCTCCTGACTGTTGCGATGTTCGCCGTCAGCCTTCCGGTCTATCTGGTTGCGGCGAACTGGGGTGCGGTCGGGATCGCGACCGGGTACGCCCTGATCGCCCTGGCTCTGGCGCCGGCGATGTCGACCGTCGGCTCGCGGACGCTCGGGCTGCGTCCGGCGCGGACCCTCGCTGCCGTCTTCTCCGGTGTTCCGGTCGCTGCCGCTGTCGCGCTGCCGGTCCTGCTGGTCGGCTTCCTGCTTCGTGACCCGGCGCAGCGAGCGTTGGTGCAGGCCGCCATCGCCGTGGCCCTGTTCCTACTCGTGATGGTTATGGCGTTCCGCCGGGGCCTGCTACATCCACGCTCGGCCGGGAGCGCCTCCGCCGAGCCGGCTGACCAGGGAGGCGGCTTTGCCGAGCCGGACTCTCCCGTCGCGGTGGCGGTGGATCATCGGTAG
- a CDS encoding acyltransferase family protein — translation MELALAETRRTETSAAHPHPTQVDRFRPDIQGLRAVAVGVVVLYHLWPYRLSGGYVGVDVFFVISGYLITSHLWREAKDRGRIALRSFYARRALRLLPASLLVLACTAVASLLILPDGRWGNTFKQIVASAAYVQNWQLARNETDYLLQDAADSPVQHFWSLSVEEQFYAVWPLLIIATLWLVTRSRAGVSEVARRRSVMVALGLLLIASLAYSVYETAAAPNLAYFVTPTRVWEFAIGAMCALLVLDENRWVKSRIVLGWLGLGAIIFSACFYTKTTSFPGHAALLPTLGAAAVILGARRPSPVSVSWWLGRRPATTLGDISYAIYLWHWPLLILVPIAIQQDLSMPLRLTILAATIVISWLTTHLFETPIRQNNFLRSRRWPSLAIAAGGVATMLAAAVAAWAIVDVRIDIAEERFASAVGRPCYGAAVFDDGTSCPTVFGEGPIMPASLAVKDQSNPEYERCSNWVDTKEIRTCEFGQRDSAVRVAFVGDSHALQWLGAIENLAGQGRWHATTFFKTSCALAEGVRDLPSHSMEYWRNCAEWGQEVTRRLIEDDGLDAVIVTANTLEYKFLPSHDGQDGRERADEAFGSAFKKITSSGKKVVVIRDTPSTNLVSIPECVGANMNNLHKCALPREAALPYDQLVQSALNAGDPNVRVIDLSDGFCDKTYCYGVAGNVIVYRDTNHLTWQYAETLTPRLWSEFNRVIGAS, via the coding sequence ATGGAACTAGCGCTCGCCGAAACCCGAAGAACTGAGACGAGCGCGGCACACCCACATCCGACGCAAGTCGATCGGTTCCGCCCCGACATTCAGGGGCTCCGGGCCGTCGCGGTTGGAGTGGTTGTTCTCTACCACCTGTGGCCCTACCGCTTGAGCGGCGGCTACGTCGGCGTTGATGTTTTCTTTGTGATTTCCGGGTACTTGATAACCAGTCACCTGTGGCGTGAGGCGAAAGACCGCGGGAGGATCGCTCTGCGGTCTTTCTACGCACGCCGGGCGTTGCGACTGCTCCCAGCATCGCTCCTGGTACTTGCTTGCACAGCCGTCGCGTCTCTCCTGATCCTCCCCGACGGGCGATGGGGAAATACCTTCAAGCAGATCGTAGCGAGCGCCGCCTACGTCCAGAACTGGCAGCTCGCCCGGAATGAGACCGACTACCTGCTGCAGGATGCGGCGGACAGCCCGGTGCAACATTTCTGGTCGCTCTCAGTCGAGGAGCAGTTCTACGCCGTCTGGCCCTTGCTGATCATAGCCACGTTGTGGCTAGTCACCCGTTCTCGGGCTGGCGTTTCAGAGGTCGCTCGCCGGCGTTCGGTCATGGTGGCACTGGGTCTGCTGCTCATCGCATCCCTTGCCTATTCGGTGTACGAGACCGCAGCCGCGCCGAACCTGGCATACTTCGTCACCCCCACTCGAGTCTGGGAGTTCGCCATCGGTGCGATGTGCGCTCTGCTCGTTCTCGACGAGAATCGGTGGGTTAAGTCTCGCATCGTGCTCGGTTGGCTCGGTCTCGGCGCGATAATATTTTCCGCCTGTTTCTATACAAAGACGACATCGTTCCCGGGCCACGCCGCACTACTGCCGACCCTCGGTGCGGCAGCGGTCATTCTGGGAGCACGGCGGCCTTCACCGGTCTCCGTGTCGTGGTGGCTCGGTCGGCGTCCAGCGACAACGCTCGGCGACATCTCGTACGCCATTTATTTGTGGCATTGGCCCCTGCTCATACTGGTGCCGATCGCGATACAGCAGGATCTGTCGATGCCGCTGCGGCTGACGATCCTGGCCGCGACGATCGTCATCTCCTGGCTGACCACCCACCTGTTCGAAACCCCCATCCGGCAGAACAACTTCCTCCGCTCCAGACGATGGCCATCACTGGCGATTGCCGCAGGAGGCGTCGCGACGATGCTGGCGGCGGCCGTGGCTGCTTGGGCGATCGTGGACGTACGGATCGACATCGCAGAGGAGAGGTTCGCGAGCGCGGTCGGTAGGCCGTGCTATGGCGCCGCGGTGTTCGATGACGGCACCTCGTGCCCCACCGTCTTCGGTGAGGGGCCGATCATGCCGGCCTCGCTTGCGGTCAAGGACCAGTCCAACCCCGAATACGAACGTTGCTCCAACTGGGTTGACACCAAGGAGATTCGTACCTGCGAGTTCGGGCAGCGAGACTCTGCGGTGAGAGTGGCCTTCGTCGGCGACTCGCATGCGCTGCAGTGGTTGGGCGCCATCGAAAATCTGGCGGGTCAAGGACGCTGGCATGCGACGACATTCTTCAAGACGTCCTGCGCCCTCGCCGAAGGAGTGCGGGATCTCCCGAGCCATTCGATGGAGTACTGGCGAAACTGTGCCGAGTGGGGGCAGGAGGTGACGCGGCGTCTCATCGAGGATGACGGGCTCGACGCCGTAATTGTCACGGCGAACACTTTGGAATACAAGTTCCTTCCCTCCCACGACGGGCAGGACGGTCGCGAACGAGCGGATGAGGCATTCGGATCTGCCTTCAAGAAGATCACCTCCTCCGGAAAGAAAGTCGTTGTCATCCGGGATACGCCGTCTACCAATCTGGTCTCTATCCCTGAATGCGTGGGTGCGAACATGAATAATCTGCACAAGTGCGCGCTTCCGCGCGAAGCGGCGTTGCCGTACGACCAACTCGTGCAGAGCGCATTGAACGCGGGCGACCCGAACGTGCGCGTGATCGATCTCAGCGACGGGTTCTGTGACAAGACGTACTGTTATGGTGTCGCGGGCAACGTCATTGTCTATAGAGACACGAACCACCTTACGTGGCAGTATGCCGAGACGCTCACACCGAGGCTCTGGTCCGAGTTCAACCGTGTCATTGGCGCCTCGTAA